The Saccharomonospora glauca K62 genome has a segment encoding these proteins:
- a CDS encoding amino acid deaminase/aldolase, translating to MSSASAVPYDLATRDLDPPLAVVDLDAFDANADDLVRRAGGLPIRVASKSVRCRFLLERVLARPGFSGLLCYTLAEALWLFGEGTSDDLVVAYPTADRGALRALAADAAARKSITVMVDSPRQLDFIDATLGAGHPELRVCLEFDASWRPIPGVHVGTRRSPVFTPRQAARLARHIAERPGFRLVGVMGYEGQIAGLPDGDAGLVGALVRWMQRRSAAELAPRRAAVVNAVRAVTRPEFVNGGGTGSLEYTRREAAVSEVTAGSGLMGPALFSRYRRFSPRPAALFALPVVRRPGRRTATLAAGGYVASGQAGASRLPTPYLPPGLRLLTVEGAGEVQTPVVGRAARRLAPGDRVWFRHAKAGELAEHFPSYHLVSGGKLVRTVPTYRGEGRFFG from the coding sequence GTGAGTTCCGCATCCGCCGTCCCGTACGACCTGGCGACCCGCGATCTCGACCCACCGCTGGCCGTGGTGGACCTCGACGCCTTCGACGCCAACGCCGACGATCTCGTACGGCGTGCCGGCGGGCTGCCCATCCGCGTCGCGAGCAAGTCGGTGCGCTGCCGCTTCCTGTTGGAACGGGTGCTGGCGCGGCCGGGTTTCTCGGGGCTGCTGTGCTACACGCTCGCCGAGGCACTGTGGCTGTTCGGCGAGGGCACGAGCGACGATCTCGTCGTGGCGTACCCGACCGCGGACCGCGGGGCGCTGCGGGCACTCGCCGCCGATGCAGCGGCCCGGAAGTCGATCACGGTGATGGTCGACTCGCCGCGACAACTCGACTTCATCGACGCGACCCTCGGCGCCGGGCACCCGGAACTGCGGGTCTGCCTGGAGTTCGACGCCTCGTGGCGACCGATCCCCGGAGTCCACGTCGGCACCCGCCGCTCCCCGGTCTTCACGCCGAGGCAGGCCGCGCGTCTCGCCCGGCACATCGCCGAGCGGCCGGGTTTCCGGCTGGTGGGCGTGATGGGGTACGAGGGGCAGATCGCCGGACTGCCCGACGGTGACGCGGGGCTCGTCGGAGCCCTCGTGCGGTGGATGCAGCGCCGCTCGGCGGCTGAACTCGCCCCGAGGCGGGCCGCCGTGGTGAACGCGGTGCGGGCGGTGACCCGCCCGGAGTTCGTCAACGGCGGTGGAACGGGCAGCCTGGAGTACACCCGCCGGGAAGCCGCCGTCAGCGAGGTGACGGCCGGTTCCGGGCTCATGGGGCCCGCTCTGTTCTCCAGGTATCGGCGCTTCTCGCCTCGCCCCGCCGCGCTCTTCGCGCTCCCCGTCGTGCGTCGGCCCGGACGAAGGACGGCGACCCTCGCCGCGGGCGGGTACGTGGCCTCCGGACAGGCGGGAGCGTCGCGGCTGCCCACGCCCTACCTGCCGCCGGGGTTGCGACTGCTCACGGTGGAGGGCGCGGGTGAGGTGCAGACCCCGGTCGTCGGACGGGCCGCGCGGCGGCTCGCACCGGGCGATCGTGTGTGGTTCCGTCACGCCAAGGCGGGTGAGCTCGCCGAGCACTTCCCGAGCTACCACCTGGTGAGCGGGGGAAAGCTCGTGCGCACCGTGCCGACCTACCGGGGCGAAGGCCGCTTCTTCGGGTGA
- a CDS encoding copper resistance D family protein, translating to MRRLSGVSRPATASTSSPRLGPLVAVVTAALAGVLVGLALTTTTPVAGIAQVDTAVRVGLPIARSALDLAAVAAVGFALLPLLTGDHVPASTAPVFDKARLGVVVSALVWVTAALASLVLQAAEYRPGNTALSFDDLRSYVDTVAAGKALLVVAGFALLQALFGLAATRFGRKVPPELVVGCGLFALLPLPVTGHAGDSHFAEYAMLLLELHIVSVVAWTGGLAATVVLAAGHRGLLATTLPRFSRLATVCLAVAAGTGVINAVAEFVQHPTVDLWPGLFTTSYGQLLIAKVVLLAGAAALGGYTRWKLMPGVVRHRRTALATFAVVELATMGLAYGFAAVLSRTPLV from the coding sequence AGTGAGCAGGCCAGCCACCGCGTCCACCTCGTCGCCTCGTCTCGGCCCCCTAGTAGCGGTGGTCACGGCTGCCCTGGCGGGAGTTCTCGTCGGGCTCGCCCTCACGACCACGACCCCGGTCGCGGGTATCGCGCAGGTCGACACGGCGGTGCGCGTGGGCCTGCCGATCGCCAGAAGCGCGCTCGACCTCGCCGCCGTCGCGGCCGTCGGATTCGCGTTGCTTCCCCTGCTCACGGGTGACCATGTCCCCGCCTCGACCGCCCCGGTGTTCGACAAGGCTCGGCTCGGCGTCGTGGTCTCCGCTCTCGTGTGGGTGACAGCGGCGCTGGCGAGCCTCGTGTTGCAGGCCGCCGAGTACCGTCCGGGCAACACGGCGCTCTCGTTCGACGACCTGCGCTCGTATGTCGACACGGTCGCCGCGGGCAAGGCCCTGCTCGTGGTGGCCGGTTTCGCGCTGCTTCAGGCACTGTTCGGGTTGGCGGCGACGCGGTTCGGCCGCAAGGTGCCGCCGGAGCTCGTCGTCGGATGCGGCCTGTTCGCCCTACTGCCCCTGCCCGTCACGGGGCACGCGGGCGACTCGCACTTCGCCGAGTACGCGATGCTGCTGCTCGAACTGCACATCGTGAGCGTGGTCGCCTGGACCGGCGGGCTGGCGGCCACGGTGGTGCTCGCGGCGGGGCATCGGGGCCTGCTGGCCACCACGCTGCCCCGCTTCTCCCGTCTCGCCACCGTGTGCTTGGCCGTGGCCGCGGGCACCGGGGTGATCAACGCGGTGGCCGAGTTCGTGCAGCACCCCACCGTGGACCTGTGGCCGGGGCTGTTCACCACGTCGTACGGACAACTCCTGATCGCCAAGGTCGTCCTCCTCGCGGGAGCCGCCGCTCTCGGGGGCTACACGAGGTGGAAGCTGATGCCCGGCGTCGTCCGTCACCGCCGCACCGCGCTCGCCACGTTCGCCGTGGTGGAACTCGCCACGATGGGCCTCGCCTACGGCTTCGCCGCGGTCCTGTCCCGAACCCCACTCGTGTGA
- a CDS encoding helix-turn-helix transcriptional regulator, protein MDANEDAKQGRIDPQVWEAREMRDALANRNISEVYRRLRMHGISQRQIAAMTGQSQSEVSEILKGRQVMAYDVLSRIAKGLGIPRGYMGLAYDEATKNQVVGDGDEQQAEEDESVKRRKFLAHAAQVTTGAAVFGPASAAWASSPGKTPAPGRIGMTDVRQVEAATRALRALDYQYGGGFCRDAVVAQLSWGQQMLQASGSEKVKSRLYVALADLHSLAGWTSFDIDLVDSARNHFAQALELAKQGENHPLVANILYRMGRVYLHQDAPNDALKLFQLGQLAAQESGSELAVAVLCANEAWAYAMMGNVEQSMKLLGRTRDEFQRADLANAESWVKFFDETDVYAMIGTVHTTLAQTADPSHTRYAIPALRKATEAYGDDMARSKTFSLSMLATNHMLEGDIDHGAKIGGKALDCAEGLKSARVKKRMEPLRQEALRRSNNSDARELAERMAEFFA, encoded by the coding sequence ATGGACGCCAACGAGGATGCCAAGCAGGGCCGCATCGATCCCCAGGTGTGGGAGGCCCGCGAAATGCGCGACGCGCTGGCGAACCGCAACATCAGCGAGGTCTACCGGAGACTCCGGATGCACGGGATCTCGCAGCGCCAGATCGCCGCGATGACCGGTCAGTCACAGTCCGAGGTGTCGGAAATCCTCAAGGGCCGCCAGGTGATGGCCTACGACGTGCTCTCCCGCATCGCCAAGGGCCTCGGCATCCCGAGGGGATACATGGGCCTCGCCTACGACGAGGCCACGAAGAACCAGGTCGTCGGCGACGGCGACGAGCAGCAAGCTGAGGAGGACGAGTCCGTGAAACGACGGAAGTTCCTCGCGCACGCGGCCCAGGTCACGACGGGGGCCGCGGTGTTCGGCCCAGCCTCGGCGGCATGGGCTTCGAGCCCCGGAAAGACCCCCGCACCGGGGCGTATCGGGATGACCGACGTCCGCCAGGTGGAGGCGGCGACCAGGGCTTTGAGAGCGTTGGACTACCAGTACGGCGGCGGTTTCTGTCGCGACGCGGTGGTGGCGCAGTTGTCGTGGGGCCAGCAGATGCTCCAGGCGAGTGGGTCGGAGAAGGTCAAGTCCCGGTTGTACGTCGCGCTCGCCGACCTGCACAGCCTCGCGGGCTGGACCTCCTTCGACATCGACCTCGTCGACTCGGCGCGCAACCACTTCGCGCAGGCGTTGGAACTCGCGAAGCAAGGGGAGAACCACCCGCTCGTCGCCAACATCCTCTACCGCATGGGCAGGGTGTATCTGCACCAGGACGCGCCCAACGACGCGTTGAAGCTGTTCCAGCTCGGACAGCTCGCGGCGCAGGAGTCCGGTTCGGAGCTCGCGGTGGCGGTGTTGTGCGCCAACGAGGCGTGGGCGTACGCGATGATGGGCAACGTCGAGCAGTCGATGAAGCTGCTCGGTCGGACGAGGGACGAGTTCCAGCGCGCCGACCTCGCCAACGCGGAGTCGTGGGTGAAGTTCTTCGACGAGACCGACGTCTACGCGATGATCGGCACCGTCCACACGACGTTGGCGCAGACCGCCGACCCGTCGCACACGCGCTACGCCATCCCCGCGTTGCGCAAGGCCACGGAGGCCTACGGCGACGACATGGCGCGCAGCAAGACGTTCAGCCTCAGCATGCTGGCCACCAACCACATGCTGGAGGGCGACATCGACCACGGCGCGAAGATCGGTGGCAAGGCGCTCGACTGTGCGGAAGGGCTCAAGTCGGCGCGGGTCAAGAAGCGTATGGAACCGCTGAGGCAGGAGGCGCTACGGCGGAGCAACAACAGCGACGCACGCGAACTGGCCGAGCGGATGGCCGAGTTCTTCGCCTGA
- a CDS encoding TetR/AcrR family transcriptional regulator, with the protein MSQNHTVTQASTPLRRQPVQQRSARRVERMLDASAELLDEVGYEGLTTTLIAKRAGVAVGSLYQFFPDKRAVVQALTQRNLDRFIAAVNERLETLDPRHWWDVVDSLLDIYLTMHREVPGFSKVHFGDVIDLRLLDDRRTNNRVVVDALAGLLTAHVKVPQDEVILPISIAVEAADALLNYAFRIDPDGDAAVIDETKALIKGYLASKFGE; encoded by the coding sequence GTGTCCCAGAACCACACGGTGACGCAGGCGTCGACGCCACTGCGCCGACAGCCGGTCCAGCAGCGCAGTGCGAGACGGGTCGAGCGAATGCTCGACGCGAGCGCCGAACTGCTCGACGAGGTCGGCTACGAAGGATTGACCACCACCCTCATCGCCAAACGGGCGGGGGTGGCCGTGGGATCGCTGTACCAGTTCTTCCCCGACAAACGGGCCGTGGTGCAGGCTCTCACCCAACGGAACCTCGACCGTTTCATCGCCGCCGTCAACGAACGTCTCGAAACGCTGGACCCGCGTCACTGGTGGGACGTGGTCGACTCGCTGCTGGACATCTACCTCACCATGCACCGAGAGGTTCCCGGCTTCTCCAAAGTGCACTTCGGTGACGTGATCGACCTGCGGTTGCTCGACGACCGGCGCACCAACAACCGGGTCGTCGTCGACGCGCTCGCGGGCCTGCTCACCGCCCACGTCAAGGTGCCGCAGGACGAGGTGATCCTGCCCATCTCGATCGCCGTGGAGGCGGCGGACGCGTTGTTGAACTACGCCTTCCGCATCGACCCCGACGGCGACGCGGCCGTCATCGACGAGACCAAGGCCCTGATCAAGGGGTACCTGGCGAGCAAGTTCGGTGAGTGA
- a CDS encoding phosphotransferase enzyme family protein, which yields MSASSTRQGGATASDGRFTRSKLDEVLRETCVLLGLEHRGATLLRFTNNAVYSLARDPVVVRIVGSRALRHRAYKVVRVAEYLAAHDVPAVRLFGDVPQPLVVGDHVVTVWHRVPTTGREATSAELAGLLKSLHALPPPDGIAHWAPLDDVRARVADAEELSAGDRRFLLERCEFLERRLRELKFALPASLVHGDAHPGNVIVGEEGPVLCDFDSSCVGPAEWDLVPLAVGYERFRDPPHRYTQLARHYGFDVRSWEGFPVLRAVRELKLTTSVLPIARSHPAVREELARRLADLRHGRGGSQWFRYR from the coding sequence CTGAGCGCGTCGAGCACCAGGCAAGGGGGCGCCACGGCGTCGGACGGGCGTTTCACCAGGTCGAAGCTGGACGAGGTGCTGCGCGAGACCTGTGTCCTCCTGGGGTTGGAGCATCGCGGTGCCACGCTGCTGCGGTTCACGAACAACGCCGTGTACTCCCTGGCCCGTGACCCGGTGGTGGTGCGGATAGTGGGGTCGCGGGCGCTTCGGCACCGGGCCTACAAGGTGGTGCGGGTGGCGGAGTACCTGGCCGCGCACGACGTCCCCGCGGTCCGGCTCTTCGGCGACGTACCGCAACCGCTGGTGGTGGGGGACCACGTGGTGACGGTGTGGCACCGGGTCCCCACCACCGGGCGGGAGGCGACGTCGGCGGAGCTCGCCGGGCTGCTGAAGTCGTTGCACGCGCTGCCGCCCCCGGACGGCATCGCCCACTGGGCGCCGCTGGACGACGTGCGGGCGCGGGTCGCCGACGCGGAGGAACTGTCGGCCGGCGACCGGCGGTTCCTGCTGGAGCGGTGCGAGTTCCTGGAGCGGCGGTTGCGGGAGCTGAAGTTCGCGCTTCCCGCGTCGTTGGTGCACGGGGATGCCCATCCCGGCAACGTCATCGTCGGCGAGGAGGGGCCGGTGTTGTGCGACTTCGACTCGTCGTGCGTGGGGCCCGCGGAGTGGGACCTCGTGCCCCTGGCCGTCGGGTACGAGCGGTTCCGCGACCCCCCGCACCGGTACACGCAGCTCGCGCGTCATTACGGCTTCGACGTCAGGTCGTGGGAAGGTTTTCCCGTGTTGCGCGCGGTCCGGGAGCTGAAACTGACGACGAGCGTGCTGCCGATCGCCCGCAGCCATCCCGCGGTGCGGGAGGAGTTGGCGCGCCGACTCGCGGACCTGCGGCACGGTCGCGGGGGTTCGCAATGGTTTCGGTACCGCTGA